AGGTAACAAGTCTCCCACTCAGATCTCATAGTCTGGGCCCTTTTCCTAAAGTTTAACGCTGGTTTTACaaggtttttaaaaagtttGCTAAGGAATCATGAACACTGTTATGTTGGCTGTTTATTCTGACTTTTGTGTCTATTTTAAGCCAACAGAGTGAGGTATATTCCTATTTTAAGCCAACAGAGTGAGGTATATTCCTATTTTAAGCCAACAGAGTGAGGTATATTTCTATTTTAAGCCAACAGAGTGAGATATATTCCTATTTTAAGCCAACAGAGTGAGGTATATTGTGCGGTAAACTAAACGAAAGTGTACTACAACAAACTGAGACTTAATGTGAAGTCTtacatcccataataataataataataatatctaaATACATCTCTAATAATGTGTTTCAGATCTCCAGTCAGCAGCAGCATGTCGGACTCTTCTGATGAAggtacacacactgaaacacacacacacacacacacacacacacacacacacacacacacacacacacacacacacacacacacacacacacagaaacacactatTCATTATATCATTCAAtgcactgactgtgtgtgtgtctgtctctctgtctgtctgtctgtctctgtgtgtgtgtgtgtgtgtgcctgcctgtgtgtgtctgtctgtctctgtgtgtgtgtgtgtgcctatgtgcctgtatgtgtgtgtctctttgtgtatgtccttctgtgtgtgtgtgtgtctctctccctgtgtgtgtgtgtgtgtgtgtgtgtgtgtgtgtgtgtgtgtgtgtgtgcctgtgtctctctgtgtgtgtgtctctgtctgtgtgtgtgtgtgtctctctctctctgtgtgtgtgtctccctgtgtgtgtgtgtgtgtgtgtgtgtgtgtgcctgtgtctctgtgtgtgtttgtgtgtgcctgtgtctctctgtgtgtgtctgtctctgtgtgtgtgtgtgtgtgtgtgtgtgtgtgtgtgtgtgtgtgtgtgtgtgtgtgtgtgtgtgtgtgtgtgtgtgtgtgtgtgtgtgtgtctctgtgtgtgtgtgtgtgtgtgtgtgtgtgtctctgtgtgtgtctgtgtgtgtgtgtgtgtgtgtgtctctgtgtgtgtgtgtgtgtgtgtctctgtgtctctctgtgtgtgtgtgtgtgtgtcaggtgaccagaggaaggagggagagtcCACCAGCAGGTGAGTTTACCTGTTGATTACTGTCGTCCAGACTCCGCCACCAACCAAACTCTGTTCAATTTTCTGTGAAtttaagaaaaatgaaaacacttgACACAATACACGCTCATTCAACtcatagatataaaacaggtacttgtacttcacatgagccactttctacttctactccgctacatttcagagaaaataCTGCATTTTAAACTCCACAATAAAAGATTACTTCATACAAAGTAGTACTTTACAGACACGCTAAaatcactgtttatttacatggagtctggtgggtgtgGCAATGGATGTTTATTATTTGATATTAAGTAATAGTATATATAAAGTGGTATTTTAAGTCCTGGATCCTGGTCTGagttggtctgtgtgtgtgacaggatGTGGGCAGAGTCTGAACCAGGTCCATCCAGGGCCCGGCCCAGCAGACAGGGATACTGTGGGTACTGCAGAGTCCTGTACAACAACCTGGACCAGGTACAGCTGAACCATGTGACCCGAGCCATCCAATCAGAGTCAGTGACACGTCAATGACATCACACGTCTCTCCTTTCAGCACCTGGCCAGTCTCAGACACCTGGACTCAGTCCGGGCCTCCTCCCGGGGATCCAGCGCCGCCGTCTCCACCCCAAGCAGCACCAGAACCAAGCTAACCCTGCTGGAGCGCTTCTTACAGGACGTCCTGAAGCACCACCCGCACAGCTACCACTCCAGGTAACTGAAACAAGCACACCCACACAGCTGCTACTGAAACAAGCACACTCACACAGCTGCTACTCCAGGTAACTGAAACAAGCACACCCACACAGCTACTACTCCAGGTAACTGAAACAAGCACACCCACACAGCTACTAGTCCAGGTAACTGAAACAAGCACACCCACACAGCTACTAGTCCAGGTAACTGAAACAAGCACACCCACACAGCTACTAGTCCAGGTAACTGAAACAAGCACACCCACACAGCTACTAGTCCAGGTAACTGAAACAAGCACACCCACACAGCTACTAGTCCAGGTaactcaaacaaacacacccacacagctaCTAGTCCAGGTAACTGAAACAAGCACACCCACACAGCTACTAGTCCAGGTAACTGAAACAAGCACACCCACACAGCTACTAGTCCAGGTAactgaaacaaacacacccacccAGCTACCCCTCCAGGTaactaaaacaaacacacctgTGATGTATGTTGTCAGCCCGTCTCAGGCCGACCTCCCGCCAGTCTCCACCCCTCCGATGGCCAGAGAGGGGGCGGGTCCGGAGAGGCTGTCTGCACCAATCGGAGAGCAGCAGGAAGGATGTCCCGCCCCCGAGGGGCACACACAGACCCCGCCCCTGGTCCACAGAAAGGCTCACAGGAAAACCAACCGGAGGAAAACCAGCGAGTCCTCTTCTTCCTCGCAGCCAATCAGGCGTCCAGACCAGGGTCAGTAGTCTTTGGTTCAGTCTGGACCGGGTCAGTAGTCTCTGGTTCAGTCTGGACCGGGTCAGTAGTCTTTGGTTCAGTCTGGACCGGGTCAGTAGTCTCTGGTTCAGTCTGGACAGGGTCAGTAGTCTTTGGTTCAGTCTGGACCGGGTCAGTAGTCTCTGGTTCAGTTTGGACAGGGTCAGTAGTCTCTGGTTCAGTCTGGACCGGCCGGTAGTCTTTGGTTCAGTCTGGACAGGGTCAGTAGTCTCTGGTTCAGTCTGGACCGGGTCAGTAGTCTCTGGTTCAGTCTGGACCGGGTCAGTAGTCTCTGGTTCAGTCTGGACAGGGTCAGTAGTCTTTGGTTCAGTCTGGACCGGGTCAGTAGTCTTTGGTTCAGTCTGGACAGGGTCAGTAGTCTCTGGTTCAGTCTGGACCGGGTCAGTAGTCTCTGGTTCAGTCTGGACAGGGTCAGTAGTCTCTGGTTCAGTCTGGACCAGACCATTAAAGATTATGTCAGTTTGAGTTATGTATGCTTACGGATCGTGTCCAGACCTACAAGAAGCCTCTTGGAGACCTAGACCCTAAAACACACTACTACAGAAGGCTTAGCCCTTTATACTAAACTAGCTATTCTTACTTTTTTGTTGCTCTAATCCAGACCCTGGTCCCTCTCCAGACCCTGGTCCCTCTCCAGTCCCTGGTCCCTCTCCAGTCCAAGGTCCCCGGTTCCCCACAGTCCCTGGTCCCTCTCTAGACCCTGGCCCCTCTCCGGTCCCTGGTCCCTCTCCAGACCCTGGACCCCGGTTCCCCACAGTCCCTGGTCCCTCTCCAGACCCTGGTCCCCGGTTCCCCTGGCTAGTCTGGCAGAAGCAGAGGAGGAAGGTCCAGAAGGAGGAGGCGTTCTCATCGGACCACAGTGACTCTCTGGACCGGACCATCGAGGAGGTTCGTCTGTTCGCTCtagttctggttctggttctctctggttctggttctctCTAGTTCTGGTTCTAGTTCTCTCTAGTTCTGGTTCTCTCTAGTTCTGGTTCTAGTTCTGGTTCTAGTTCTCTCtagttctggttctggttctagTTCTCTCtagttctggttctggttctagTTCTCTCtagttctggttctggttctctCTAGTTCTGGTTCTAGTTCTGGTTCTAGTTCTCTCTAGTTCTGGTTCTAGTTCTGACCGGTCTGTGTTGACCATCAGGTGATCCAGATGTGTTGCCATGGCGACCAGCAGGAGGAGACGGACAGCTTCCACTTCAGCCTTCCTGTCTCCATGGAAACACAGAGCGACCACTGGGACTCACCTGTACAGGTAACCTCGGAGACGCTTCATGGTGCGTTCACGTTCAGGACAGTCAATGCATTCAATAACCAAGAGACgtaagacacagacacacacacacacacacacacacacacacacacacacacacacagagacacacacacacacacacacagagacacacacacacacacacacacagagacacacacagagacacacacacacacaaagcacacacaccacacacacacacagagacacacacacaacacacacacacacagagacacacacacacacacacacacacacacacacacacacacacacacacacacacacacacacacacacacacacacacacacacacacacacacagagacacacacacacacacacacacacagagacacacacacacacacacacacactcagacagagatgagaggttgtgtgtgttttgtgtccccAGGTGCATGGTGACTCACCTGTGCAGGTGAGCCAGACTGAGGGGCGGAGCCTGATTGGTCTGATGGACGCCCAGGTACACCTGGAGGACCCGGGCTACTCCTACAGGCTGGACTCAGCCCTGATAGGGGGCGGAGCCACAGGGGGCGGGGCCACGGACAGCTACCTGGCGCTGCCCATAGACCAGGTCCTACCTGTGCCGGAACATTTCCCAGAATCCTTCAGGGGAAAGAGCTGGCTGCAGATCCAGCAGGAGGACGAGCTGAAGGTGGACAGGCTGGTCCAGCAGTTCAGACGGGGGACATTCCTCTGCTACTTCGAGTCAGAGTCCCTggccaggtaacacacacacacacacacacacacacctgtactcacctgtacacacacacacacacacacacacacacacctgtactcacctgtacacacacacagacacacacacacacaaaacacacacacctgtactcacctgtacacacacacagacacacacacacacacacacacctgtacacacacacacacacacacacacacacacacacacacacacacacacacacacacacacacacacacacacacacacacacacacacacctgtacagACTCAcctgtacacacagacagagatacacacacacacacacacacacacacacacacacacacacacacacacacacacacacacacacacacaacacacctgtACAGACTCAcctgtacacacagacagagatacacacacacacacacacacacacacacacacacacacagacagagatacacacacacacacacacacacacacacacacacacagacagagatacatacacacacacacagacagagatacatacacacacacacctgtacacaCTCACCTGTACTgggttatacacacacacacagacagagatacacacacacacacacacacacacagacagagatacacacacacacacacacacacacacagagatacacacacacagacagagatacacacacacagacagagatacacacacacacacacacacacagacagagatacatacacactcacCTGTACTgggttatacacacacacacacacagatatacacacacacacagagacacacctgtaactggacttttattttgtaggtaCGGCCGGAGGAGGCACAACAGGAAGGAGGCGGAGCCAGACAGCGACGTCCTTCCCTTATTGGACGGTGATGATGACGAGGTCTCGGCGTGCTTCAGGAAGAGAAGGAGGCGGGGCTTCAGAGTGGCGTCCAGGTGTCAGGTGAGCGGTGTGCAAAGACCTCAAGATACAGGGCAGTCACCTGAAAAACcaacatttcaaagtaaaagtccaACATTCCAgcatttcaaagtaaaagtccaACATTCCAgcatttcaaagtaaaagtccaacatttcaaagtaaaagtccaACATTCcaacatttcaaagtaaaagtccaacatttcaaagtaaaagtccaacatttcaaagtaaaagtccaacatttcaaaataaaactcaaacatttcaaaGTAAATTACCTGTCTTGTTCCTTCAGGTTGTCAAAGTCAGCCGCAGCACTCAGACGCTGCGATTGGTCGTCCCGGCGGTGTGTGAGCCAGCGTCTGAGGCCCCGCCCCCCGACGTgcctgcagccaatcaggagcCATCGGCCGAGCGGACTCCGGTGGCACGACCGTGGCGCTCTCTGCCGGCGTCGTACCGCGGCATCGTGACGCCGCTGCAGCCTCGCAGCCAGCTTCTCTTCCTGCTCTGCTCGCCATCGGGCTCCGCCCCCCTCTACTCGCCGCTAGGCTCCGCCCACAAACGCTGCCGCAAGAAGACGCGCCCGCTGGAGCGCccggggtcaaaggtcacgtaCAAACGGCTTCCAGTTAGCTTCTACGAGCCCGGCAGCAACCGCATCCTGAGCCACGCCCCCAGAGGCTCCGCCCCCAGAGGCCGCTCCGCCCCCAGAGGCTCCGCCCCCAGCCGCACGCCACCGCCCTGCGTCCGCCAGCTGTTCCGGAGCCTGAGCCCGGACCTGAACGCCGCCagcagggtcaaaggtcaccgtTCCCCTCTGAGCGCGCTCAGTAGAGACTCGGACAAACGGGACAAACAGGAAGCGGCGAGGAGACGAGGTGGGGCGTCCCAGGCCACGCCCCCCCGAGGCAGGTCAGagcggggggggaggggagggacaGGACTCGCCCCCCCCAGCCCCCCAAGAGAAGAAGAACCGGGGCTCAGGCGGCGCCCAATCAGCCGAGGAGGGAGGGTCTAAGGAGCAGCAGGGGGCGGAGCTAGCAGGACACGGGGTTGCTAGGGGTTGCTAGGGGGTTCTACTATCTCTGATTAGACAGGCAgcgctggaatgtaactaagtacatttactcagtacacaccacacacacacacacacacacacacacacacacacacacagacacacacacacacacacacacacacacacacacacacacagacacacacacacagagagacacacacacacacacagagacacacacacagacacacacacacacacacacacacacacacacacagagacacacacacacacacacacacacagagacacacacacagacacacacagagacacacacacagacacacacacacagacacacacagagacacacacacacacacagacacacacagagagaagcacacacacacacacacagagacacacaaacacacacacacacagagacacacacaacagagagacacacacacacacagagacacacacacagacacacacagagagacacacacacacacacacacagagagacacacacagacacacacacagagagacacacacacacacacagacacagacacacacagagagagacacacacacagacacacacagagagacacacacacacacacagagagacacacacagacacacacagacacacacacagagacacacacacacacacagagacacagacacacacacacacagagacacacacacacagagacacatacacacacagagacacagacacacacacacacacacacacacacagagagacacagacacacacacacacagagagacacacacacacacacagagacacagacacacacacacacacagagacacacacacagagacacacacacacacacacacagagacacagacacacacacacacagagacacacacacacacagagacacacatacacacacacacacacacacacacacacacacacacacacacacacacacacacacacacacacacacagagagacacagacacacacacacacagagagacacacacacacagagacacacacacacacagagatacacacacacacacacacacagagacacacagaaacacacacacacacacacacacagacagacagacagatatggCCCTACTCTTCTGTACCGAGTCTTCCCACCCTCCCTGGCAGCCCCTGAACACACCAGCTGTCTGACGATGCGTTCGCTTGTCTCAGAGAAGTCGGGACGTTCAGGCTGGACTCAGCAGAACACTTTCACATgaacttttaattaaaaaacattttaagtaatTTCTTTtgtattaaataattatttaaaatttgaattaaagttttttttcatttttttttttttcaattttttcatgaaaatattttttttaattaaaatatattttagtaaTTTTCAGGTGTGAGATTTAGATTTTTCAAACAGGAAAAGAAGCTGAAATGATGatgaattattttattatttaccgTCTGTATTTAAGTATCCATGGTGACAATAAACGCTTTTTATAACCCaaactgtgtgtctgttgtcACGGCGACCGCCAGCCAGTGAAGAGAGTCTCCCACCTGATTGGCCGCCTGCAGAAGCTCCGCCCCCTTCCTCCCACCTGGACAGGAAGAGAGTTACACCAGGTACGTTAGTTaggggtctgtctgtctgcctctctgtctgtctgagtctctttctgtctgtctctctgtctgtcagtctgcctgtctgtgtctcacctgtctgtctctctgtctgtctgtttctcatctgtctgtctgtctctgtctgcctgtatctctgtctgcctgtctgtctcacgtgtctgtctctctgtctgtctgtttctcatctgtctgcctgtatctctgtctgcctgtctgtcctcctgtctgtctgtgtctcacctgtctgtctctctgtccttctgtctgtctgcagctctGTCTTCAGTGTCTCCACGGTCTCGTGCAGCAGCTCCTCTAGACTCCATGTCCCAGAATCCTCTGCTTCAGCCACACAGCTGCTGTCCTCTCCTTCCTGTAGCTCCACCCCTTCTGCCTGTAGCTCCgccccctcttcctctccacaGGGGGAGTCATGTGACGGAGACACGTCCCGGTGCATCGTGGGAGATGGAGTTTGTAGTTCTTCCTCGCTCCACTCGTCCTCTGTCTTCAgaaactcttcttcttcttctgtgtttctctcaGAGTCTGAAGTCAGCGTGAAGGTTTCTCTCTGCGTGGTAGCCATGGTCACCGTGTCCTCCGTGGTAGCCATGGTCACCGTGTCCTCCGTGGTCGCCATGGTCACCGTGTTGGTGCTCTGTGGCGTGTTGTCGGCGTGATGTTGAGCCTCCATCTTGTTCAGAGCCTGCAGACAATCAGAAAGAGAAACTCAAGGAGACAAGTCAACTACAACTCCCAGGGTGCATTTCACTTGTTTATATGTTAgtgtagtttgtctctgtgtcacaGATCTCTCCAGTTTTTATCAGACTGTAAAATATAAGATTaaaatccttttagtttaacatgaaacaggcccgaaatcaccatcacaaactacaccagactccatgtaaataatcaggacttttagcgtgtatagagccagcatatctccaccagactccatgtaaataatcaggacttttagcgtgtatagagccagcatatctccaccagactccatgtaaataatcaggacttttagcgtgtatagagccagcatatctccaccagactccatgtaaataatcaggacttttagcgtgtatagaaccagcatatctccaccagactccatgtaaataatcaggacttttagcgttagAGTCAAGagatatctccaccagactccatgtaaataatcaggacttttagcgtgtatagagccagcatatctccacatgtaaatgggtgaactaagggtttatttcaaccaaaccagagtggtgattgttggaacagtggaaagatgaaccaagacggcttttggtagttttatttagtttctgtccactttgaatgaagtgtgttttacgatgattaaagtcctgattatttacatggagtctggtggggagttctctgtgtgtgtgtttacctgagaGAGGGTTCGCTGTAGACGGATGTTGTGTTCTCTCAGCGTTTCCATGGTAACCTCCATGTCCGAGCACCTGTCCTCCAGGATGCCCTGCTCTGATTGGACGGTGAGCCGAAacgcctgcagctgctgctccatcagcctgcagacacacaccaatGAAGAAGAACGCTGCAGTCAGTTTATCTTCTTTTTATCTGCAAGAGTTTTTCTTTAGTTTCCTTtccctctgcctgtctgtctgtctgtctgtctgtctgtctgtctgcctcactgcctgtctctctgcttgtctgcctgtctctctgtctttcccttcacaataagagtctgtctgtcccttcacaataagagtcTGTCTGTCCTTTCACAATAAGTCTGTCTGtcccttcacaataagagtctgtctgtcccttcacaataagagtctgtctgtcccttcacaataagagtctgtttgtctgtcccttcacaataagagtctgcctgtctgtctatcccttcacaataagagtctgcctgtctgtctatcccttcacaataagagtctgcctgtctgtctatcccttcacaataagagtctgcctgtctgtctgtcccttcACAATaagcgtctgtctgtctgtcctttcacaataagagtcTGTCTGTCCCGTCACAATAAGAGTCCGTCTGtcccttcacaataagagtctgtctgtcccttcacaataagagtctgtctgtcctttcacaataagagtctgtctgtctgtcccttcacaataagagtcTGACTGtcccttcacaataagagtctgtctgtctgtcccttcacaataagagtctgtctgtctgtcccttcACGATAAgagtctgcctgtctgtctctctctctaaaagaagaagaatagtGTCTCaccatctgtctctctgcaggtttCTGACTTCAGTCATCAGAACGGACGCCTGCAgctacacaacaacaacaacaacaccacattattattattatcactataattattattattattattctcatATAAAACCTTCGGTTGGCAGCTGACCTGCGGCGGCGTCACATCATCTGTCTGCAGAGCTATGGACGAGCAGGATGGTGGTCGCAGCGTTGCATCATGGGAATCATCTCGCAGCGATGCATCATGGGAAACATCTCGCAGCGATGCATCATGGGAAACATCTCGCAGTGATGCATCATGGGAAACATCTCTGCCAGAGGACAACGAGTTGTAACTTTCTAATGATGTCTGTTGTTTGTGAAGGACTTTACTTTGAATAAAGTTTGTTTGAGACATAACACAGGTGATGATGTCTGACCACCTGACTCACCTGTCCTGAGTCTCTGACCCTGCCCTCTTCCTGGGTCGCCGCGGCAACAGGCGGTGACGGGCGGTGTGCACGAACGAGGACAGAGACTCTCTCCAGGTCGGCTGGCAACAACACAGAAACCTGTTATTCAgactcttattgtgaagggacagacagacagactcttattgtgaagggacagacagacagactcttattgtgaagagacagacagactcttattgtgaagggacagacagacagactcttattgtgaagggacagacagacagactcttattgtgaagggacagacagacagtgatacagacagacatacagtgaTACAGGCAGACAGGGATACAGGCAGACAGGGATACAGACAGtaatacagacagagacagacagacagacagagagacagacagatagacagtgatacagacagagggagacaagcagacagacagacaggcagtgtgcagacagagagacagacagacagacagggatacagatagatagacagacagacagacagacagacagacagtgatacagatacacagacagacagacagagagacagacagtgatacagatacacagacagacagacagagagacagacagttacCTGTGTGAGGAGCTCTCTGATAGGATGGTGAGTTTTGTGTTTGTCGGTCAGGAAACAGCTCTGACACATCTGGATGTTCACACACTTCATACAGCGGTacctacacacacgcacacacacacaca
The genomic region above belongs to Perca fluviatilis chromosome 24, GENO_Pfluv_1.0, whole genome shotgun sequence and contains:
- the zdbf2 gene encoding DBF4-type zinc finger-containing protein 2 isoform X1, giving the protein MSDSSDEGDQRKEGESTSRMWAESEPGPSRARPSRQGYCGYCRVLYNNLDQHLASLRHLDSVRASSRGSSAAVSTPSSTRTKLTLLERFLQDVLKHHPHSYHSSPSQADLPPVSTPPMAREGAGPERLSAPIGEQQEGCPAPEGHTQTPPLVHRKAHRKTNRRKTSESSSSSQPIRRPDQDPGPSPDPGPSPVPGPSPVQGPRFPTVPGPSLDPGPSPVPGPSPDPGPRFPTVPGPSPDPGPRFPWLVWQKQRRKVQKEEAFSSDHSDSLDRTIEEVIQMCCHGDQQEETDSFHFSLPVSMETQSDHWDSPVQVHGDSPVQVSQTEGRSLIGLMDAQVHLEDPGYSYRLDSALIGGGATGGGATDSYLALPIDQVLPVPEHFPESFRGKSWLQIQQEDELKVDRLVQQFRRGTFLCYFESESLARYGRRRHNRKEAEPDSDVLPLLDGDDDEVSACFRKRRRRGFRVASRCQVVKVSRSTQTLRLVVPAVCEPASEAPPPDVPAANQEPSAERTPVARPWRSLPASYRGIVTPLQPRSQLLFLLCSPSGSAPLYSPLGSAHKRCRKKTRPLERPGSKVTYKRLPVSFYEPGSNRILSHAPRGSAPRGRSAPRGSAPSRTPPPCVRQLFRSLSPDLNAASRVKGHRSPLSALSRDSDKRDKQEAARRRGGASQATPPRGRSERGGRGGTGLAPPSPPREEEPGLRRRPISRGGRV
- the dytn gene encoding dystrotelin isoform X1 is translated as MESDSPEGETCLSVSRVSVKLLSLQRLCHLDVVYVRHITAAFLPQQEVRLDRQEVSQTLNRMFHSVSQEVEGHVTEEAAEETCVLMFTLYDRGQSGFISAASLQTALISLSTETPLLKYTALLSVAEDGSGSVSRSGLRSLLQDLSLVVQEDSRVFGSVEAALTSCFNKVTSPTATVGHVLSWLRSEPRLLLWLPALHRLSVSQNVRHAVRCHACKIRPITGLRYRCMKCVNIQMCQSCFLTDKHKTHHPIRELLTQPTWRESLSSFVHTARHRLLPRRPRKRAGSETQDRDVSHDASLRDVSHDASLRDVSHDASLRDDSHDATLRPPSCSSIALQTDDVTPPQLQASVLMTEVRNLQRDRWLMEQQLQAFRLTVQSEQGILEDRCSDMEVTMETLREHNIRLQRTLSQALNKMEAQHHADNTPQSTNTVTMATTEDTVTMATTEDTVTMATTQRETFTLTSDSERNTEEEEEFLKTEDEWSEEELQTPSPTMHRDVSPSHDSPCGEEEGAELQAEGVELQEGEDSSCVAEAEDSGTWSLEELLHETVETLKTELQTDRRTERQTGGRKGAELLQAANQVGDSLHWLAVAVTTDTQFGL
- the dytn gene encoding dystrotelin isoform X2: MESDSPVDVVYVRHITAAFLPQQEVRLDRQEVSQTLNRMFHSVSQEVEGHVTEEAAEETCVLMFTLYDRGQSGFISAASLQTALISLSTETPLLKYTALLSVAEDGSGSVSRSGLRSLLQDLSLVVQEDSRVFGSVEAALTSCFNKVTSPTATVGHVLSWLRSEPRLLLWLPALHRLSVSQNVRHAVRCHACKIRPITGLRYRCMKCVNIQMCQSCFLTDKHKTHHPIRELLTQPTWRESLSSFVHTARHRLLPRRPRKRAGSETQDRDVSHDASLRDVSHDASLRDVSHDASLRDDSHDATLRPPSCSSIALQTDDVTPPQLQASVLMTEVRNLQRDRWLMEQQLQAFRLTVQSEQGILEDRCSDMEVTMETLREHNIRLQRTLSQALNKMEAQHHADNTPQSTNTVTMATTEDTVTMATTEDTVTMATTQRETFTLTSDSERNTEEEEEFLKTEDEWSEEELQTPSPTMHRDVSPSHDSPCGEEEGAELQAEGVELQEGEDSSCVAEAEDSGTWSLEELLHETVETLKTELQTDRRTERQTGGRKGAELLQAANQVGDSLHWLAVAVTTDTQFGL
- the zdbf2 gene encoding DBF4-type zinc finger-containing protein 2 isoform X2, with translation MSDSSDEGDQRKEGESTSRMWAESEPGPSRARPSRQGYCGYCRVLYNNLDQHLASLRHLDSVRASSRGSSAAVSTPSSTRTKLTLLERFLQDVLKHHPHSYHSSPSQADLPPVSTPPMAREGAGPERLSAPIGEQQEGCPAPEGHTQTPPLVHRKAHRKTNRRKTSESSSSSQPIRRPDQDPGPSPVPGPSPVQGPRFPTVPGPSLDPGPSPVPGPSPDPGPRFPTVPGPSPDPGPRFPWLVWQKQRRKVQKEEAFSSDHSDSLDRTIEEVIQMCCHGDQQEETDSFHFSLPVSMETQSDHWDSPVQVHGDSPVQVSQTEGRSLIGLMDAQVHLEDPGYSYRLDSALIGGGATGGGATDSYLALPIDQVLPVPEHFPESFRGKSWLQIQQEDELKVDRLVQQFRRGTFLCYFESESLARYGRRRHNRKEAEPDSDVLPLLDGDDDEVSACFRKRRRRGFRVASRCQVVKVSRSTQTLRLVVPAVCEPASEAPPPDVPAANQEPSAERTPVARPWRSLPASYRGIVTPLQPRSQLLFLLCSPSGSAPLYSPLGSAHKRCRKKTRPLERPGSKVTYKRLPVSFYEPGSNRILSHAPRGSAPRGRSAPRGSAPSRTPPPCVRQLFRSLSPDLNAASRVKGHRSPLSALSRDSDKRDKQEAARRRGGASQATPPRGRSERGGRGGTGLAPPSPPREEEPGLRRRPISRGGRV